One genomic window of Streptomyces sp. NBC_00237 includes the following:
- a CDS encoding CDP-alcohol phosphatidyltransferase family protein, which translates to MEVQETRVQTDRVLTIPNILSMARLVGVPLFLWLILRPVFGGPNSDWWALLVLMLSGISDYLDGKLARKWNQISSLGRLLDPAADRLYILSTLVGLTWREILPWWVTGALLARELMLLVMVGILRRHGYPPPQVNFLGKAATFNLMYAFPLLLLSDRGGWLGELGAIFGWAFAGWGTTLYWWAGILYVVQVRRLVKADAATD; encoded by the coding sequence GTGGAGGTCCAGGAGACTCGCGTTCAGACGGACCGAGTCCTCACCATCCCCAACATCCTGAGCATGGCTCGCCTCGTCGGCGTGCCCTTGTTCCTGTGGCTGATTCTCCGCCCGGTGTTCGGTGGACCCAACAGCGACTGGTGGGCCTTGTTGGTGCTGATGCTCAGTGGCATCAGCGACTACCTCGACGGCAAGCTCGCGCGCAAGTGGAACCAGATCAGCAGTCTGGGACGGTTGCTCGACCCGGCGGCTGACAGGCTCTACATTCTGTCGACCCTCGTCGGGCTGACCTGGCGCGAGATCCTGCCCTGGTGGGTCACCGGCGCCCTTTTGGCGCGCGAGCTCATGCTTCTCGTGATGGTGGGTATCCTCCGTCGACACGGCTATCCGCCACCGCAGGTGAACTTCCTCGGCAAGGCAGCCACGTTCAATCTGATGTATGCCTTCCCGTTGTTGCTGCTCAGCGATCGCGGCGGGTGGCTCGGCGAACTTGGTGCTATTTTCGGATGGGCGTTCGCCGGATGGGGTACAACCTTGTATTGGTGGGCAGGGATTCTCTACGTGGTCCAGGTCCGTCGGCTCGTCAAGGCGGACGCCGCGACCGATTGA
- a CDS encoding mannose-1-phosphate guanyltransferase: MKAVVMAGGEGTRLRPMTSSMPKPLLPVVNRPIMEHVLRLLKRHGLSETVVTVQFLASLVKNYFGDGEELGMELTYANEEKPLGTAGSVKNAEEALKDDAFLVISGDALTDFDLTDLIRFHKEKGALVTVCLTRVPNPLEFGITIVDEEGKVERFLEKPTWGQVFSDTVNTGIYVMEPEVFDYVDADVSVDWSGDVFPQLMKEGKPIYGYVAEGYWEDVGTHESYVKAQADVLEGKVDVELDGFEISPGVWVAEGAEVHADAVLRGPLYIGDYAKVEAGAEIREHSVVGSNVVVKSGAFLHRAVVHDNVYIGQHSNLRGCVIGKNTDVMRAARIEDGAVIGDECLVGEESIIQGNVRVYPFKTIEAGAFVNTSVIWESRGQAHLFGARGVSGILNVEITPELAVRLAGAYATTLKKGSTVTTARDHSRGARALKRAVISALQASAIDVRDLENVPLPVARQQTARGSAGGIMIRTTPGVPDSVDIMFFDERGADLSQGGQRKLDRVYARQEYRRAFPGEIGDLHFPASVFDSYTGSLLRNLDATGIADSGLKVVVDASNGSAGLVLPSLLGRLGVDSLTINPGLDEARPTETADSRRAGLVRLGEIVASARADFGVRFDPVGERLSLVDERGRIIEDDRALLVMLDLVAAERRSGRVALPVTTTRVAEQVAAYHGTQVEWTTTSPDDLTRVGREDATIFGGDGRGGFIVPEFSSVFDGAAAFVRLIGLVARTQLTLSQIDARIPRAHVLRRDLATPWAVKGLVMRRVVEAAGERSVDTTDGVRVVEADGRWVMVLPDPAEAVTHLWAEGPDDDSAQALLDEWSAIVDSAGH, from the coding sequence ATGAAGGCCGTCGTGATGGCCGGCGGTGAAGGCACACGCCTTCGCCCCATGACCTCAAGCATGCCCAAGCCTCTTCTGCCGGTGGTCAACCGGCCGATCATGGAGCACGTGCTGAGGTTGCTCAAGCGGCACGGGCTCAGTGAGACCGTCGTCACCGTGCAGTTTCTGGCTTCGCTCGTCAAGAACTACTTCGGCGACGGGGAAGAGCTCGGAATGGAGCTCACTTATGCCAATGAGGAGAAGCCACTCGGCACCGCGGGCAGCGTGAAGAATGCCGAAGAGGCGTTGAAGGACGACGCCTTTCTGGTCATTTCCGGGGACGCGCTCACCGACTTCGATCTGACCGACCTCATACGTTTCCACAAGGAGAAGGGCGCACTGGTCACGGTGTGCCTGACCAGGGTGCCGAACCCGTTGGAATTCGGCATCACGATCGTGGACGAAGAGGGGAAGGTCGAGCGGTTCCTGGAGAAGCCGACCTGGGGACAGGTCTTCTCGGACACCGTGAACACGGGCATCTACGTGATGGAACCCGAGGTCTTCGACTACGTCGACGCGGATGTCTCGGTGGACTGGTCGGGGGATGTCTTCCCGCAGCTGATGAAGGAAGGCAAGCCGATCTACGGCTATGTCGCCGAGGGCTACTGGGAGGACGTCGGCACCCACGAGAGCTATGTGAAGGCTCAGGCCGACGTGCTGGAGGGCAAGGTCGACGTCGAGCTCGACGGGTTCGAGATCTCGCCCGGAGTGTGGGTCGCGGAAGGCGCCGAGGTGCACGCGGACGCCGTGCTCCGGGGGCCGCTGTACATCGGGGACTACGCCAAGGTCGAGGCCGGGGCGGAGATCCGTGAGCACAGCGTGGTGGGGTCGAACGTGGTGGTGAAGAGCGGGGCCTTCCTGCACAGGGCCGTCGTTCACGACAACGTCTACATCGGGCAGCACAGCAATCTTCGCGGCTGCGTGATCGGTAAGAACACCGACGTCATGCGGGCCGCCCGGATCGAGGACGGAGCGGTCATCGGAGATGAGTGCCTCGTCGGTGAAGAATCGATCATTCAGGGCAATGTGCGGGTCTACCCGTTCAAGACGATCGAGGCTGGGGCCTTCGTCAACACGTCGGTGATCTGGGAGTCCCGTGGGCAGGCGCACCTCTTCGGGGCGCGCGGGGTCTCCGGGATCCTGAACGTGGAGATCACGCCGGAGCTGGCGGTGCGGCTGGCGGGTGCGTACGCGACGACGCTGAAGAAGGGGTCGACGGTCACCACCGCGCGCGACCACTCCCGGGGTGCGCGGGCGCTGAAGCGGGCTGTCATTTCCGCGCTTCAGGCGAGTGCCATTGACGTACGGGACCTGGAGAACGTGCCGTTGCCCGTGGCGCGGCAGCAGACGGCGCGGGGGAGTGCCGGCGGGATCATGATCCGTACGACGCCCGGGGTGCCGGACTCGGTGGACATCATGTTCTTTGACGAGCGCGGTGCGGACCTGTCGCAGGGCGGGCAGCGGAAGCTGGACCGGGTATACGCGCGGCAGGAGTACCGGCGTGCGTTCCCCGGGGAGATCGGCGATCTGCACTTCCCGGCGAGCGTCTTCGACTCGTACACCGGGTCGTTGTTGCGGAATCTGGACGCGACGGGAATCGCGGATTCCGGGCTGAAGGTCGTCGTCGACGCGTCCAACGGCAGTGCGGGGCTGGTGCTGCCCAGCCTGCTGGGGCGGCTCGGTGTCGATTCGCTGACGATCAATCCGGGTCTTGACGAGGCGCGGCCGACGGAGACCGCGGATTCGCGGCGGGCCGGTCTCGTGCGGCTCGGGGAGATCGTCGCCTCCGCGCGGGCCGACTTCGGGGTGCGGTTCGACCCGGTGGGCGAGCGGCTGTCGTTGGTGGACGAGCGCGGGCGGATCATCGAGGACGACCGGGCGTTGTTGGTGATGCTGGACCTGGTGGCCGCCGAGCGGCGCAGCGGGCGGGTGGCGTTGCCGGTGACGACCACCAGGGTGGCCGAGCAGGTGGCGGCGTACCACGGGACGCAGGTGGAGTGGACGACGACGTCACCCGACGACCTGACCAGGGTGGGGCGCGAGGACGCGACCATCTTCGGAGGAGACGGGCGCGGTGGGTTCATCGTGCCGGAGTTCAGCAGTGTCTTCGACGGGGCGGCTGCCTTCGTGCGGTTGATCGGGCTGGTGGCGAGGACGCAGTTGACGTTGAGTCAGATCGATGCGCGGATTCCCCGGGCACATGTGCTGCGGCGTGATCTGGCCACGCCGTGGGCGGTGAAGGGGCTCGTGATGCGCCGGGTCGTCGAGGCGGCCGGGGAACGGTCGGTGGACACCACCGACGGTGTGCGGGTCGTGGAGGCCGACGGGCGCTGGGTGATGGTGCTGCCCGATCCGGCGGAGGCCGTCACCCACTTGTGGGCGGAGGGGCCGGACGACGACTCCGCCCAGGCGCTCCTCGACGAGTGGTCGGCGATCGTCGACAGCGCAGGTCACTGA
- a CDS encoding DUF881 domain-containing protein yields MCGMSQQPPVRSTPSPPRRPDASMSLLTNVMEHSLDDGYAEAAARQKADGTAGMPRTLRRKLGLAACLVLAAAVVTLGAANARIAAPVIAKEREKLVDRIQSETAAADKLEKNVETLRVDVGERQRKALEQHGGDQAELVSLLSGATPVSGPGVKLVVDDAKETGEGSDGPRGSSGFADTGRVRDRDMQRFVNGLWQSGAEAVAINGQRLTMLSAIRAAGDAILVDNRPLAPPYTVLAVGGKHLNTTFNDSADGQYLHALQESYGIRTSVTDQEEVRLPAAPSLIVRIAQPLAAGGGKGVAEPKKTEKGTS; encoded by the coding sequence ATGTGCGGCATGTCGCAGCAGCCCCCCGTTCGGAGCACCCCTTCTCCACCGAGGCGTCCCGATGCGTCCATGTCGCTGCTGACGAACGTGATGGAGCACAGTCTCGACGACGGGTACGCCGAGGCGGCGGCCCGTCAGAAGGCCGACGGGACCGCCGGGATGCCGCGCACCCTGCGCAGGAAGCTCGGTCTGGCGGCCTGTCTGGTACTGGCTGCCGCCGTCGTGACGCTCGGCGCGGCCAATGCGCGGATAGCGGCTCCCGTCATCGCGAAGGAACGCGAGAAGCTCGTGGACCGGATTCAGTCCGAGACCGCTGCGGCCGACAAGCTGGAGAAGAACGTCGAAACCCTGCGGGTGGACGTGGGGGAGCGTCAACGGAAGGCGCTGGAGCAGCACGGGGGTGACCAGGCCGAACTGGTTTCCCTGCTCTCCGGAGCAACCCCGGTGTCAGGACCGGGCGTCAAACTGGTCGTGGACGACGCGAAAGAGACCGGTGAGGGCAGTGACGGGCCGCGTGGCAGCAGTGGCTTCGCCGATACCGGGCGGGTGCGCGACCGGGACATGCAGCGGTTCGTCAACGGGCTCTGGCAGTCCGGTGCGGAAGCCGTCGCGATCAACGGGCAGCGGCTGACGATGCTGTCGGCGATCCGGGCGGCGGGCGACGCGATACTGGTCGACAACAGGCCCCTGGCGCCGCCGTACACGGTGCTGGCGGTGGGGGGAAAGCACCTCAACACGACGTTCAACGACAGTGCCGACGGGCAGTACCTGCACGCGCTGCAGGAGAGCTACGGCATTCGTACGAGCGTCACCGACCAGGAGGAGGTGCGGCTCCCGGCCGCGCCGAGCCTGATCGTACGCATCGCCCAGCCGCTGGCCGCCGGCGGCGGGAAAGGCGTGGCCGAACCGAAGAAGACAGAGAAGGGCACATCGTGA
- a CDS encoding small basic family protein produces MIAVLGLVVGVVVGLLVRPEVPAVVEPYLPIAVVAALDAVFGGLRAMLDGIFVDKVFVVSFLSNVVVAALIVFLGDKLGVGAQLSTGVVVVLGIRIFSNAAAIRRHIFRA; encoded by the coding sequence GTGATCGCCGTACTGGGCCTCGTCGTGGGAGTCGTGGTCGGATTGCTGGTCCGGCCCGAAGTGCCGGCGGTGGTCGAGCCCTACCTGCCGATCGCCGTGGTCGCAGCGCTGGACGCGGTCTTCGGCGGGCTGAGGGCCATGCTCGACGGAATCTTCGTCGACAAGGTCTTCGTGGTCTCCTTCCTGTCGAACGTGGTGGTCGCCGCCCTGATCGTCTTCCTCGGCGACAAGCTGGGCGTCGGCGCACAGTTGTCGACCGGTGTGGTGGTCGTCCTCGGCATCCGGATCTTCTCCAACGCTGCCGCCATCCGTCGGCACATCTTCCGGGCGTGA
- a CDS encoding DUF881 domain-containing protein produces the protein MTPVSNESDGASTSASDEEPQVAEEHHKHREVTGRQRLVAGLWPPRVTRAQLIVALLLFGLGLGLAIQVNSTSEDGALRGARQEDLVRILDELDDRTQRLEDEKQRLDAQKTELETSSDQAEEARKQTLEKERQLGVLAGTVGAQGPGITLTVGDPHKTVEPDRLLDTIQELRAAGAEAVQINDVRVVANTYFSGDAGSIQIDGKKVTAPYTFKVIGKPQDLEPALNIPGGVVQTLEKEQATAVVKRLEKIVVNALRPAKRPDYARSSSQ, from the coding sequence GTGACGCCGGTGAGCAACGAGAGCGACGGCGCGAGCACCAGCGCGAGCGATGAAGAGCCTCAGGTAGCCGAAGAGCACCACAAGCACCGGGAAGTGACGGGACGTCAGCGATTGGTCGCGGGGCTGTGGCCGCCCAGGGTGACGCGGGCCCAGCTGATCGTGGCGCTGCTGCTGTTCGGGCTGGGGCTCGGACTGGCCATCCAGGTCAACTCCACCAGCGAGGACGGGGCGCTGCGCGGTGCGCGGCAGGAGGACCTCGTACGCATCCTGGACGAACTGGACGACCGTACGCAGCGCCTTGAGGACGAGAAGCAGCGGCTCGACGCCCAGAAGACGGAGCTGGAGACCAGTTCCGACCAGGCGGAGGAGGCGCGCAAGCAGACGCTGGAGAAGGAGCGTCAGCTCGGTGTGCTGGCGGGGACCGTGGGCGCTCAGGGGCCCGGGATCACGCTGACCGTCGGCGACCCGCACAAGACGGTCGAACCGGACCGGCTGCTCGACACCATCCAGGAGTTGCGGGCGGCCGGTGCGGAGGCAGTGCAGATCAATGACGTACGGGTCGTGGCCAACACGTATTTCTCCGGGGACGCAGGCAGTATTCAGATCGACGGGAAGAAGGTCACGGCTCCGTACACCTTCAAGGTGATCGGGAAGCCGCAGGATCTGGAGCCCGCGCTGAACATCCCCGGCGGGGTCGTCCAGACTCTGGAGAAGGAGCAGGCCACCGCCGTGGTGAAGCGACTTGAGAAGATCGTCGTGAATGCCTTGCGACCGGCGAAGCGGCCTGACTACGCTCGGTCGTCATCCCAGTGA
- a CDS encoding FHA domain-containing protein has protein sequence MSALPVCTRCGHRNAADSRFCSNCGAPLRAGAAAERPSETTSTISISGLEAYEAEKTGQTQLPSLSPEAQAAVDALPLGAALLVVRRGPNSGSRFLLDGELTTAGRHPQSDIFLDDVTVSRRHVEFRRGGDGGFTVSDVGSLNGTYVNRERIDAVPLANGDEVQIGKYRLVFYASQLGV, from the coding sequence ATGTCGGCGTTGCCTGTTTGTACGAGGTGCGGTCACCGGAATGCCGCGGACAGCCGCTTCTGCTCCAACTGCGGTGCGCCGCTGCGGGCCGGAGCCGCCGCCGAGCGGCCTTCGGAGACCACGTCGACCATCTCCATCTCGGGCCTTGAGGCGTACGAGGCGGAGAAGACCGGTCAGACCCAGCTTCCGTCGCTGTCGCCCGAGGCCCAGGCCGCGGTCGACGCGCTTCCGCTGGGTGCGGCGCTGCTGGTGGTGCGGCGCGGTCCGAACTCGGGTAGCCGCTTCCTGCTGGACGGTGAGCTGACCACGGCCGGCCGCCACCCGCAGAGCGACATCTTCCTCGACGACGTGACCGTGTCGAGGCGGCACGTCGAGTTCCGCCGGGGCGGGGACGGTGGTTTCACCGTCTCCGACGTCGGCAGCCTCAACGGCACGTACGTCAACCGGGAGCGCATCGACGCGGTTCCGCTGGCGAACGGCGACGAGGTGCAGATCGGTAAGTACCGGCTGGTCTTCTACGCGAGCCAGCTGGGCGTCTGA
- a CDS encoding MerR family transcriptional regulator, with product MLRIQTGGAVRGAASAGGRLMSIGSVLSLLREEFPEVTISKIRFLEAEGLVEPQRTPSGYRKFGPADVERLAQVLRMQRDHYLPLKVIKEHLDALERGEDVRLPSPGGPRELLDGAPEVAAERVTVARLGRDELLAAAEVEESELGEWEAYGLISELPDGGYDAEAVTVARIVADLGRFGLEPRHLRAMKAAADREAGLIGNVVAPLRRHRNPQTRAHAEATTRELAGLSVRLHAALVQTALRSGSN from the coding sequence ATGCTGCGAATCCAGACGGGCGGTGCCGTGCGCGGCGCCGCCTCCGCCGGCGGCAGGCTGATGAGCATCGGTTCGGTGCTCAGCCTGCTGCGCGAGGAATTTCCCGAAGTAACGATCTCCAAGATCCGCTTTCTGGAGGCGGAGGGGCTGGTCGAGCCGCAGCGCACGCCGTCCGGGTACCGGAAGTTCGGTCCGGCGGACGTGGAGCGGCTCGCTCAGGTGCTGCGGATGCAGCGCGACCACTACCTCCCGCTCAAGGTCATCAAGGAGCACCTCGACGCGCTGGAGCGCGGCGAGGACGTCCGGCTGCCGTCCCCGGGCGGGCCGCGCGAGCTGCTCGACGGGGCGCCGGAGGTGGCCGCGGAGCGGGTGACCGTGGCACGGCTCGGGCGCGACGAGCTGCTGGCGGCCGCTGAGGTCGAGGAGAGCGAGCTCGGCGAGTGGGAGGCGTACGGACTCATCTCGGAACTGCCCGACGGCGGTTACGACGCGGAGGCCGTCACGGTGGCGAGAATCGTCGCGGACCTGGGGCGCTTCGGTCTGGAACCGAGACACCTGCGGGCCATGAAGGCCGCGGCGGACCGGGAGGCCGGGTTGATCGGCAATGTCGTCGCTCCGTTGCGGCGACACCGCAATCCGCAGACGAGGGCGCATGCCGAGGCGACCACGAGGGAGCTCGCGGGGCTCTCCGTACGACTGCATGCGGCGCTGGTACAGACCGCGCTGAGGTCCGGCTCGAACTGA
- a CDS encoding bifunctional nuclease family protein, whose translation MNELDVVGVRVEMPNNQPIVLLREVGGDRYLPIWIGPGEATAIAFAQQGLAPARPLTHDLFKDVLEAVGQELTEVRITDLRDGVFYAELVFASGVEVSARPSDAIALALRTGTPIYGSDGVLDDAGIAIPDEQEDEVEKFREFLDQISPEDFGTNSQ comes from the coding sequence GTGAATGAGCTCGACGTCGTAGGTGTCAGGGTGGAAATGCCCAACAACCAGCCGATCGTGCTCCTGCGTGAAGTGGGAGGCGATCGGTACCTTCCCATTTGGATCGGACCGGGTGAGGCCACTGCCATCGCCTTCGCCCAGCAGGGGCTGGCCCCCGCCAGGCCGCTGACGCACGACCTCTTCAAGGACGTGCTCGAAGCGGTCGGCCAGGAGCTCACCGAGGTGCGGATCACCGATCTGCGGGACGGGGTCTTCTACGCCGAGCTGGTCTTCGCCAGCGGTGTCGAGGTCAGTGCCAGGCCGTCCGACGCGATAGCGCTCGCGCTGCGCACCGGAACGCCGATCTACGGCAGTGACGGGGTCCTGGACGATGCCGGGATCGCGATTCCGGACGAGCAGGAGGACGAGGTCGAGAAGTTCCGTGAGTTCCTCGACCAGATCTCGCCGGAGGACTTCGGCACCAACAGTCAGTGA
- a CDS encoding MerR family transcriptional regulator: MRISGDGTATGGPYPLGSSADPTASPTDNQHPRAAAQPAVETVGYRGPTACAAAGITYRQLDYWARTGLVEPSVRPAYGSGTQRLYSFRDVVVLKIVKRFLDTGVALQNIRAAVQHLRARGFQDLERMTLMSDGATVYECTSPDEVVSLLQGGQGIFGIAVGVVWRDVETALSQLHGERVDTGETLVGNNPGDELARRRNRAV; the protein is encoded by the coding sequence GTGAGAATCAGCGGCGACGGTACGGCGACGGGCGGGCCGTATCCGCTCGGCAGTTCGGCCGACCCCACAGCGAGCCCCACAGACAATCAGCACCCCCGCGCGGCGGCCCAGCCCGCTGTCGAGACGGTCGGATACCGGGGGCCCACCGCGTGTGCCGCGGCCGGGATCACGTACCGGCAACTGGACTACTGGGCGCGCACCGGGCTCGTGGAGCCGAGTGTGCGGCCCGCGTACGGGTCGGGCACGCAGCGGCTGTACAGCTTTCGCGATGTCGTCGTACTCAAGATCGTCAAGCGGTTCCTGGACACCGGGGTCGCGTTGCAGAACATCCGGGCCGCCGTGCAGCACCTGAGGGCCCGGGGCTTTCAGGATCTGGAGCGGATGACGCTGATGAGCGACGGGGCGACCGTCTACGAGTGCACCTCGCCGGACGAGGTCGTCAGCCTGTTGCAGGGGGGCCAGGGAATCTTCGGGATCGCCGTGGGCGTGGTGTGGCGGGACGTCGAGACGGCGCTGTCGCAGCTGCACGGGGAGCGGGTGGACACCGGCGAGACCCTGGTCGGGAACAACCCGGGGGACGAGCTGGCGCGGCGGCGGAACCGGGCCGTCTGA
- a CDS encoding DNA polymerase IV, whose protein sequence is MRTAPTILHLDMDAFYAAVEQAAKPSLRGKPVVVGGLGPRGVVATASYEARRFGVHSAMPTAQARRLAPHAAYLVPRFALYRAVSELVMELLGRLSPLVEPLSLDEAFVDLEAGGVADDEASARAVGERLREQIKELTGLSGSVGLAGSKMLAKIASEEAKPDGLRLIVPGSERDLLAPMPVRILPGVGPATGDHLRRAGMTTVAHLAEAGEDELVRLLGKAHGASLHRMAQGLDDRPVVAERDAKSVSVEDTFDVDLHDRVRVRSEVERLADRCVERLRGAGRSGRTVVLKVRRFDFSTLTRSETLRGPTDDPGVVREAAARLLEGVDTTGGVRLLGVGVTGLADFTQEDLFAQAARDAEAAGAEGGGSVAGDAGEAEVEVVAPEPVEVPEEAAGERRWLAGHDVWHAEYGAGWVQGSGVGRVTVRFEEPGSVGAGRVRTFRVDDPGLEVGEPLPLVGRGGVVGDLRSG, encoded by the coding sequence GTGAGGACCGCGCCGACCATTCTGCATCTCGACATGGATGCCTTCTACGCCGCTGTGGAGCAGGCGGCGAAGCCCAGCCTGCGCGGAAAGCCGGTCGTGGTGGGCGGGCTCGGGCCGCGCGGGGTGGTCGCCACTGCTTCGTACGAGGCGAGGCGGTTCGGCGTGCATTCGGCGATGCCGACGGCGCAGGCGCGGAGGCTGGCGCCCCATGCCGCGTATCTGGTGCCTCGGTTCGCGTTGTACCGGGCGGTGAGCGAGCTGGTGATGGAGCTGCTGGGGCGGCTGTCGCCGTTGGTGGAGCCGCTCAGCCTCGATGAGGCGTTCGTGGATCTGGAGGCCGGGGGAGTGGCGGACGACGAGGCTTCCGCGCGGGCGGTCGGGGAGCGGCTGCGCGAGCAGATCAAGGAGCTGACGGGGCTCAGCGGGTCGGTGGGGCTCGCGGGGTCCAAGATGCTGGCGAAGATCGCGTCCGAGGAGGCCAAGCCGGACGGGCTGCGTCTCATAGTGCCGGGGAGCGAGCGGGACCTGCTCGCGCCGATGCCGGTGCGGATCCTGCCGGGGGTGGGTCCGGCTACGGGTGACCATCTGCGGCGGGCCGGGATGACGACGGTCGCGCACCTGGCGGAGGCGGGCGAGGACGAGCTCGTACGGCTGCTGGGGAAGGCGCACGGGGCGTCGCTGCACCGGATGGCTCAGGGGCTCGACGACCGGCCCGTGGTGGCCGAGAGGGACGCGAAGTCCGTGTCGGTCGAGGACACCTTCGACGTCGACCTGCACGACCGGGTGCGGGTGCGGTCGGAGGTGGAGCGGCTGGCGGACCGGTGCGTGGAGCGGCTGCGGGGGGCCGGGCGGTCGGGGCGGACCGTGGTGCTCAAGGTGCGGAGGTTCGATTTCTCGACGCTGACGCGGTCGGAGACCCTGCGGGGGCCGACGGATGATCCGGGGGTGGTGCGGGAGGCGGCTGCAAGGCTGCTGGAGGGGGTGGACACGACGGGCGGTGTGCGGTTGCTGGGGGTGGGGGTGACGGGGCTCGCGGACTTCACGCAGGAGGATCTCTTCGCGCAGGCGGCGCGGGACGCCGAGGCCGCTGGGGCTGAGGGAGGGGGTTCGGTGGCGGGTGATGCCGGTGAGGCCGAGGTGGAGGTGGTGGCTCCGGAGCCGGTGGAGGTGCCTGAGGAGGCGGCCGGGGAGCGGCGGTGGCTGGCCGGGCACGACGTGTGGCATGCGGAGTACGGGGCGGGGTGGGTGCAGGGGAGTGGGGTGGGGCGGGTGACGGTGCGGTTCGAGGAGCCGGGGTCGGTGGGGGCGGGGCGGGTGCGGACGTTTCGGGTGGATGATCCGGGGTTGGAGGTCGGGGAGCCGTTGCCGTTGGTGGGGCGGGGCGGGGTGGTGGGTGACCTGCGGTCGGGCTGA
- a CDS encoding PRC-barrel domain-containing protein — translation MQTDIDPRSLIGRKAFDRNGTKIGTVDEVYLDDATGVPEWAALRTGLFSRDAFVPLEPSRLEDDTLRIPFEKALIRDAPDFGVGRHLSPEQELQLYHHYGLHLPR, via the coding sequence GTGCAGACCGACATCGATCCGCGCAGCCTGATCGGCCGCAAGGCTTTCGACCGCAACGGCACCAAGATCGGAACGGTGGACGAGGTCTACCTGGACGACGCCACCGGCGTCCCGGAATGGGCCGCCCTGCGCACGGGCCTCTTCTCCCGCGACGCCTTCGTCCCCCTCGAACCCAGCCGCCTGGAGGACGACACCCTCCGCATCCCCTTCGAGAAGGCCCTGATCCGCGACGCCCCCGACTTCGGCGTCGGCCGCCACCTCTCCCCCGAACAGGAACTCCAGCTCTACCACCACTACGGCCTCCACCTCCCCCGCTAG